A stretch of Vigna radiata var. radiata cultivar VC1973A unplaced genomic scaffold, Vradiata_ver6 scaffold_170, whole genome shotgun sequence DNA encodes these proteins:
- the LOC106780308 gene encoding tRNA (guanine(37)-N1)-methyltransferase 1 isoform X2, whose protein sequence is MVGMTMRMTMTNVFLKPHLIPLPSKFLFPNTFKPSFAHTLTTTFLIPHFSTTPLSYGPSLRKGTIPSHSQSQSQSSQNQNDAVLREEAFTRVFLLAALRVPSAECSALESQLRGHLLNWPRVRNIARVPGDDLDPTLAPLLPQPISGDHEFENEEERTLVSVQRRIHGKADGDGDVLSPVLYRDKLARTFNSRGFVKFRNLAKISRPNRNKKRKKRKEGMEVEDGRRVGQNGFAVVEVVEEEEEDSVGMRKLLGEEFVSSKWRGSTRLLLLDERFAGRGVEELPEAIKAVLKEYAEKNTMLTLELVRCKLTLFYDYWQMTEVLETLLPEGMIVPSAFESVGHIAHLNLREEHLPYKRLIAKVVLDKNRPKIQSVVNKIDSIQNEYRTMQLEVLAGNHSLVTTVVENGLRFQVDLATVYWSSRLGTERQRLLSGFTRKDVVCDVFSGVGPLAISAARIVKRVFANDLNPYAVEYLERNSVLNKLEKKIKVFNMDGRRFIKSLYASDVSQSITQVVMNLPSEAAEFLDAFRGIYKNRPKDGEYTFPMIHVYGFSKARDPEFDFHERIRIALVEVAVNVDVRRLTGSTASLFSLILGVAPCFLTCLLSDLN, encoded by the exons ATGGTTGGCATGACCATGAGGATGACCATGACCAACGTATTCCTAAAGCCCCATCTCATTCCCCTTCCGTCAAAATTCTTGTTCCCTAACACATTCAAACCCTCCTTTGCTCATACCCTTACAACAACTTTCTTAATCCCACATTTCTCCACAACCCCTCTCTCCTACGGACCCTCCCTCCGCAAAGGTACCATACCCTCCCACTCCCAATCCCAATCCCAATCATCGCAAAATCAAAACGATGCCGTCCTCCGGGAAGAAGCCTTCACCCGCGTCTTCCTCCTCGCCGCCCTCCGTGTCCCCTCCGCCGAATGCTCCGCCCTCGAAAGCCAACTCCGCGGCCACCTCCTCAACTGGCCCCGCGTCCGCAACATCGCTCGCGTCCCCGGCGATGACCTCGACCCTACCCTCGCTCCTCTCTTACCTCAGCCAATTAGCGGTGACCACGAATTCGAAAACGAAGAAGAAAGAACTCTCGTCTCGGTGCAGCGCCGGATCCATGGCAAGGCCGACGGAGATGGCGACGTTCTGAGTCCCGTTCTGTACCGCGACAAACTCGCAAGGACGTTCAACTCGCGCGGATTCGTGAAGTTCCGCAACCTCGCGAAGATTTCGCGGCCGAACAGGaataagaagaggaagaagaggaaggaggGGATGGAAGTGGAAGACGGTAGGCGCGTGGGGCAGAACGGTTTTGCCGTGGTTGAGGTTGttgaggaggaagaagaagatagtGTTGGTATGAGGAAGTTGCTGGGAGAAGAATTTGTCAGTAGCAAGTGGAGGGGCTCGACGAGGTTGCTGCTTCTGGACGAACGCTTCGCGGGTCGCGGTGTGGAGGAGTTGCCTGAGGCAATTAAG GCTGTTTTGAAGGAGTATGCAGAAAAGAATACAATGTTGACCCTTGAGCTAGTTAGATGCAAGCTGACACTATTCTATGATTACTGGCAGATGACCGAG GTTTTGGAGACCTTGCTGCCTGAGGGTATGATTGTTCCTTCAGCTTTTGAGTCTGTTGGTCATATAGCACATTTAAATTTGAGGGAAGAACATTTACCATACAAGAGGCTAATAGCAAAG GTTGTGCTGGATAAAAATAGGCCAAAGATACAATCGGTTGTAAACAAGATTGATTCCATTCAAAATGAGTACAGGACTATGCAGCTCGAGGTTTTAGCAGGGAACCACTCTCTTGTGACTACAGTAGTTGAGAATGGACTTCGCTTTCAGGTTGACTTAGCAACAGT ATATTGGAGTTCTAGGCTTGGAACTGAAAGACAAAGGCTTCTAAGTGGTTTCACACGGAAAGATGTTGTCT GTGATGTTTTCTCGGGAGTTGGTCCCTTAGCCATATCTGCTGCGAGGATAGTTAAGCGTGTTTTTGCTAATGACTTAAATCCATATGCAGTTGAGTATCTGGAAAGAAATAGTGTTTTAAATAAACTTGAGAAGAAGATTAAG GTTTTCAACATGGACGGAAGAAGGTTCATTAAGTCTCTTTATGCCAGTGATGTTTCTCAGTCCATCACGCAAGTGGTTATGAACTTGCCAAGTGAAGCTGCAGAATTTCTAG ATGCATTTCGGGGAATATACAAAAATAGACCCAAGGATGGGGAATATACTTTTCCAATGATCCATGTTTATGGATTCTCCAAAGCGCGAGATCCAGAATTTGATTTTCACGAG AGAATAAGAATTGCGCTGGTAGAAGTAGCAGTCAACGTAGACGTGCGACGG CTAACGGGGTCCACTGCATCTCTATTCTCTCTCATCTTGGGTGTGGCCCCATGCTTCTTGACATGTCTCCTCTCAGACCTCAATTGA
- the LOC106780308 gene encoding tRNA (guanine(37)-N1)-methyltransferase 1 isoform X1, producing MVGMTMRMTMTNVFLKPHLIPLPSKFLFPNTFKPSFAHTLTTTFLIPHFSTTPLSYGPSLRKGTIPSHSQSQSQSSQNQNDAVLREEAFTRVFLLAALRVPSAECSALESQLRGHLLNWPRVRNIARVPGDDLDPTLAPLLPQPISGDHEFENEEERTLVSVQRRIHGKADGDGDVLSPVLYRDKLARTFNSRGFVKFRNLAKISRPNRNKKRKKRKEGMEVEDGRRVGQNGFAVVEVVEEEEEDSVGMRKLLGEEFVSSKWRGSTRLLLLDERFAGRGVEELPEAIKAVLKEYAEKNTMLTLELVRCKLTLFYDYWQMTEVLETLLPEGMIVPSAFESVGHIAHLNLREEHLPYKRLIAKVVLDKNRPKIQSVVNKIDSIQNEYRTMQLEVLAGNHSLVTTVVENGLRFQVDLATVYWSSRLGTERQRLLSGFTRKDVVCDVFSGVGPLAISAARIVKRVFANDLNPYAVEYLERNSVLNKLEKKIKVFNMDGRRFIKSLYASDVSQSITQVVMNLPSEAAEFLDAFRGIYKNRPKDGEYTFPMIHVYGFSKARDPEFDFHERIRIALVEVAVNVDVRRVRLVAPGKWMLCASFILPKSVAFANTTVDT from the exons ATGGTTGGCATGACCATGAGGATGACCATGACCAACGTATTCCTAAAGCCCCATCTCATTCCCCTTCCGTCAAAATTCTTGTTCCCTAACACATTCAAACCCTCCTTTGCTCATACCCTTACAACAACTTTCTTAATCCCACATTTCTCCACAACCCCTCTCTCCTACGGACCCTCCCTCCGCAAAGGTACCATACCCTCCCACTCCCAATCCCAATCCCAATCATCGCAAAATCAAAACGATGCCGTCCTCCGGGAAGAAGCCTTCACCCGCGTCTTCCTCCTCGCCGCCCTCCGTGTCCCCTCCGCCGAATGCTCCGCCCTCGAAAGCCAACTCCGCGGCCACCTCCTCAACTGGCCCCGCGTCCGCAACATCGCTCGCGTCCCCGGCGATGACCTCGACCCTACCCTCGCTCCTCTCTTACCTCAGCCAATTAGCGGTGACCACGAATTCGAAAACGAAGAAGAAAGAACTCTCGTCTCGGTGCAGCGCCGGATCCATGGCAAGGCCGACGGAGATGGCGACGTTCTGAGTCCCGTTCTGTACCGCGACAAACTCGCAAGGACGTTCAACTCGCGCGGATTCGTGAAGTTCCGCAACCTCGCGAAGATTTCGCGGCCGAACAGGaataagaagaggaagaagaggaaggaggGGATGGAAGTGGAAGACGGTAGGCGCGTGGGGCAGAACGGTTTTGCCGTGGTTGAGGTTGttgaggaggaagaagaagatagtGTTGGTATGAGGAAGTTGCTGGGAGAAGAATTTGTCAGTAGCAAGTGGAGGGGCTCGACGAGGTTGCTGCTTCTGGACGAACGCTTCGCGGGTCGCGGTGTGGAGGAGTTGCCTGAGGCAATTAAG GCTGTTTTGAAGGAGTATGCAGAAAAGAATACAATGTTGACCCTTGAGCTAGTTAGATGCAAGCTGACACTATTCTATGATTACTGGCAGATGACCGAG GTTTTGGAGACCTTGCTGCCTGAGGGTATGATTGTTCCTTCAGCTTTTGAGTCTGTTGGTCATATAGCACATTTAAATTTGAGGGAAGAACATTTACCATACAAGAGGCTAATAGCAAAG GTTGTGCTGGATAAAAATAGGCCAAAGATACAATCGGTTGTAAACAAGATTGATTCCATTCAAAATGAGTACAGGACTATGCAGCTCGAGGTTTTAGCAGGGAACCACTCTCTTGTGACTACAGTAGTTGAGAATGGACTTCGCTTTCAGGTTGACTTAGCAACAGT ATATTGGAGTTCTAGGCTTGGAACTGAAAGACAAAGGCTTCTAAGTGGTTTCACACGGAAAGATGTTGTCT GTGATGTTTTCTCGGGAGTTGGTCCCTTAGCCATATCTGCTGCGAGGATAGTTAAGCGTGTTTTTGCTAATGACTTAAATCCATATGCAGTTGAGTATCTGGAAAGAAATAGTGTTTTAAATAAACTTGAGAAGAAGATTAAG GTTTTCAACATGGACGGAAGAAGGTTCATTAAGTCTCTTTATGCCAGTGATGTTTCTCAGTCCATCACGCAAGTGGTTATGAACTTGCCAAGTGAAGCTGCAGAATTTCTAG ATGCATTTCGGGGAATATACAAAAATAGACCCAAGGATGGGGAATATACTTTTCCAATGATCCATGTTTATGGATTCTCCAAAGCGCGAGATCCAGAATTTGATTTTCACGAG AGAATAAGAATTGCGCTGGTAGAAGTAGCAGTCAACGTAGACGTGCGACGGGTACGACTTGTTGCTCCTGGAAAATGGATGCTGTGCGCATCATTTATTCTCCCTAAAAGTGTAGCATTTGCTAATACCACAGTTGATACCTGA
- the LOC106780308 gene encoding tRNA (guanine(37)-N1)-methyltransferase 1 isoform X3 codes for MVGMTMRMTMTNVFLKPHLIPLPSKFLFPNTFKPSFAHTLTTTFLIPHFSTTPLSYGPSLRKGTIPSHSQSQSQSSQNQNDAVLREEAFTRVFLLAALRVPSAECSALESQLRGHLLNWPRVRNIARVPGDDLDPTLAPLLPQPISGDHEFENEEERTLVSVQRRIHGKADGDGDVLSPVLYRDKLARTFNSRGFVKFRNLAKISRPNRNKKRKKRKEGMEVEDGRRVGQNGFAVVEVVEEEEEDSVGMRKLLGEEFVSSKWRGSTRLLLLDERFAGRGVEELPEAIKAVLKEYAEKNTMLTLELVRCKLTLFYDYWQMTEVLETLLPEGMIVPSAFESVGHIAHLNLREEHLPYKRLIAKVVLDKNRPKIQSVVNKIDSIQNEYRTMQLEVLAGNHSLVTTVVENGLRFQVDLATVYWSSRLGTERQRLLSGFTRKDVVCDVFSGVGPLAISAARIVKRVFANDLNPYAVEYLERNSVLNKLEKKIKVFNMDGRRFIKSLYASDVSQSITQVVMNLPSEAAEFLDAFRGIYKNRPKDGEYTFPMIHVYGFSKARDPEFDFHEVGC; via the exons ATGGTTGGCATGACCATGAGGATGACCATGACCAACGTATTCCTAAAGCCCCATCTCATTCCCCTTCCGTCAAAATTCTTGTTCCCTAACACATTCAAACCCTCCTTTGCTCATACCCTTACAACAACTTTCTTAATCCCACATTTCTCCACAACCCCTCTCTCCTACGGACCCTCCCTCCGCAAAGGTACCATACCCTCCCACTCCCAATCCCAATCCCAATCATCGCAAAATCAAAACGATGCCGTCCTCCGGGAAGAAGCCTTCACCCGCGTCTTCCTCCTCGCCGCCCTCCGTGTCCCCTCCGCCGAATGCTCCGCCCTCGAAAGCCAACTCCGCGGCCACCTCCTCAACTGGCCCCGCGTCCGCAACATCGCTCGCGTCCCCGGCGATGACCTCGACCCTACCCTCGCTCCTCTCTTACCTCAGCCAATTAGCGGTGACCACGAATTCGAAAACGAAGAAGAAAGAACTCTCGTCTCGGTGCAGCGCCGGATCCATGGCAAGGCCGACGGAGATGGCGACGTTCTGAGTCCCGTTCTGTACCGCGACAAACTCGCAAGGACGTTCAACTCGCGCGGATTCGTGAAGTTCCGCAACCTCGCGAAGATTTCGCGGCCGAACAGGaataagaagaggaagaagaggaaggaggGGATGGAAGTGGAAGACGGTAGGCGCGTGGGGCAGAACGGTTTTGCCGTGGTTGAGGTTGttgaggaggaagaagaagatagtGTTGGTATGAGGAAGTTGCTGGGAGAAGAATTTGTCAGTAGCAAGTGGAGGGGCTCGACGAGGTTGCTGCTTCTGGACGAACGCTTCGCGGGTCGCGGTGTGGAGGAGTTGCCTGAGGCAATTAAG GCTGTTTTGAAGGAGTATGCAGAAAAGAATACAATGTTGACCCTTGAGCTAGTTAGATGCAAGCTGACACTATTCTATGATTACTGGCAGATGACCGAG GTTTTGGAGACCTTGCTGCCTGAGGGTATGATTGTTCCTTCAGCTTTTGAGTCTGTTGGTCATATAGCACATTTAAATTTGAGGGAAGAACATTTACCATACAAGAGGCTAATAGCAAAG GTTGTGCTGGATAAAAATAGGCCAAAGATACAATCGGTTGTAAACAAGATTGATTCCATTCAAAATGAGTACAGGACTATGCAGCTCGAGGTTTTAGCAGGGAACCACTCTCTTGTGACTACAGTAGTTGAGAATGGACTTCGCTTTCAGGTTGACTTAGCAACAGT ATATTGGAGTTCTAGGCTTGGAACTGAAAGACAAAGGCTTCTAAGTGGTTTCACACGGAAAGATGTTGTCT GTGATGTTTTCTCGGGAGTTGGTCCCTTAGCCATATCTGCTGCGAGGATAGTTAAGCGTGTTTTTGCTAATGACTTAAATCCATATGCAGTTGAGTATCTGGAAAGAAATAGTGTTTTAAATAAACTTGAGAAGAAGATTAAG GTTTTCAACATGGACGGAAGAAGGTTCATTAAGTCTCTTTATGCCAGTGATGTTTCTCAGTCCATCACGCAAGTGGTTATGAACTTGCCAAGTGAAGCTGCAGAATTTCTAG ATGCATTTCGGGGAATATACAAAAATAGACCCAAGGATGGGGAATATACTTTTCCAATGATCCATGTTTATGGATTCTCCAAAGCGCGAGATCCAGAATTTGATTTTCACGAGGTTGGTTGCTGA